A stretch of Chloracidobacterium validum DNA encodes these proteins:
- a CDS encoding DEAD/DEAH box helicase encodes MLPVSQHIAHEFAPSVRERGDALLQAGRVVSFESQGNRLVANVRGSMTYLVEILHDGDALVASCTCLHFEEGNFCKHIWATVRVAEQKSVLPPVPSDRPFRLMAEDAWLDKDDSSDGDLFASEPATAAKPVADTAASTAISTSYDISTTNWRRWLALVGQQARVASQDLADWEMLYFINAPKTLTHGVLIVDIFSRKRKLNGEWGRITPSGITLDQVALLPDERDRQVLSLLTGIQEHAEWEETIDWSPPLPARVRLPPPAFALALPLLCATGRCWLRLGSEPLTSADIAQRPALRWESSAWQLRLDVTLADNQSHYVLTGELHRGDERCPVTAPRLLVAGGLVFSEDVVAPLDDAGAFYWIGLLRKSGPIRIPLEDGPDLVGKLLRLPCLPPISLPETLHFKTQTGAPTPVFRLRSHPAHADDGWLSATLGFEYDGQWVDATDAQPGIFDAGKRLFIHRDLASERAAASLLRELGVRLDRKPPGIAEYRLSASRLPALIHDLMSQGWRVESEGRLFRPMEGVAMEVRSGVDWFELHGNCSFGSVTAALPELLRAIKRGESVVTLADGSLGLLSQPWVERYGLLTRLAEADGDHLRFSNAQVSLLDALLAAQPEVRVDARFQALRDEVRSFDGIEPLLEPPGFVGELRPYQREGLGWLHFLQRFGFGGCLADAMGLGKTAQTLALLETRRERRQAENLPPSLVVAPRSLIFNWRQEAAKFTPRMRVLEHIGVARAKSATQFAEYDLILTTYGTLRRDALLLKDVAFDYVILDEAQAIKNARTESAKAARLLTCRHRLALSGTPVENHLGELWSLFEFLNPGLLGAASVFQLTAAGGRTVDPAVQSLLSQALRPFILRRTKEQVARDLPAKTEQTIYCEMEPKQRRAYEELRDHYRRTLLGLVADKGIQRAKLQILEALLRLRQAACHPALLDPAKAAEPSAKLDTFFMHLSEVLESGSKVLVFSQFTSLLALIRKQLDADGVTYEYLDGRTRHRQERVERFQTDPDCKLFLISLRAGGQGLNLTAAEYVFLLDPWWNPAVEAQAIDRAHRIGQTRPVFAYRLIVKDTVEEKVLELQATKRELADAIITANNSLIRGLERADLELLLS; translated from the coding sequence ATGCTTCCTGTTTCGCAACATATCGCACACGAATTTGCTCCGTCCGTTCGTGAGCGGGGGGATGCCCTGTTGCAGGCGGGGCGGGTGGTCTCGTTCGAGTCGCAGGGCAACCGGCTGGTCGCCAATGTGCGCGGCAGCATGACCTACTTGGTTGAGATCTTGCACGACGGCGACGCGCTGGTGGCCTCGTGTACCTGTCTGCACTTTGAGGAAGGCAACTTCTGCAAGCACATCTGGGCGACGGTCAGGGTTGCCGAGCAGAAAAGTGTGTTGCCTCCGGTGCCATCTGACCGCCCCTTTCGACTGATGGCCGAAGATGCGTGGCTGGACAAAGACGACTCGTCGGACGGCGACCTCTTTGCCAGCGAGCCGGCGACCGCCGCTAAACCGGTGGCGGATACCGCAGCCTCGACGGCCATTTCAACTTCTTATGATATTTCGACTACGAACTGGCGACGCTGGCTGGCCCTTGTCGGACAGCAGGCGCGGGTGGCATCCCAGGACCTAGCCGATTGGGAAATGCTCTACTTTATCAACGCGCCCAAGACGCTGACCCACGGCGTACTCATCGTGGACATCTTTTCGCGGAAGCGCAAGCTCAATGGCGAGTGGGGGCGCATCACTCCCTCCGGGATAACCCTTGACCAGGTCGCGCTGCTGCCGGACGAACGCGACCGTCAGGTTCTGTCACTGTTGACCGGTATTCAGGAACACGCCGAGTGGGAGGAAACTATAGATTGGTCGCCGCCACTGCCGGCCCGTGTGCGGCTCCCTCCACCGGCCTTTGCGCTTGCCCTGCCGCTGCTGTGCGCCACCGGACGCTGTTGGCTGCGACTAGGGAGTGAGCCGCTGACCTCAGCGGATATTGCGCAGCGTCCGGCGCTCCGGTGGGAGTCATCCGCTTGGCAACTCCGCCTGGATGTCACGCTGGCTGACAACCAGTCCCACTATGTCTTGACGGGCGAGCTACATCGCGGAGATGAACGCTGCCCGGTCACTGCCCCCCGGTTGCTCGTGGCGGGCGGTTTGGTGTTTTCCGAAGATGTGGTTGCGCCGCTGGATGACGCCGGAGCGTTTTACTGGATTGGCTTACTGCGTAAGTCTGGACCGATCCGAATTCCGTTGGAAGATGGACCAGACTTGGTCGGGAAGCTCCTGCGCCTGCCGTGCCTGCCGCCGATCAGCCTGCCCGAAACCCTGCACTTCAAAACGCAGACTGGTGCTCCAACGCCGGTTTTTCGCTTGCGGTCGCACCCGGCTCACGCCGATGATGGCTGGCTAAGTGCGACCCTTGGCTTCGAGTACGATGGGCAGTGGGTGGATGCCACCGATGCCCAGCCCGGTATCTTTGATGCGGGCAAGCGCCTGTTCATCCACCGTGATCTGGCAAGCGAGCGAGCGGCGGCCAGTTTGCTACGTGAATTGGGCGTCCGCCTCGACCGGAAGCCGCCGGGTATAGCCGAGTATCGGTTGAGCGCGAGCCGCCTTCCGGCGCTGATTCACGATTTGATGTCCCAGGGGTGGCGGGTGGAGTCTGAGGGGCGCTTGTTCCGACCCATGGAGGGCGTTGCGATGGAAGTTCGGTCGGGTGTGGACTGGTTCGAACTTCATGGCAACTGTAGCTTTGGAAGCGTAACCGCTGCCCTCCCGGAACTCCTGCGGGCAATCAAGCGTGGCGAGTCAGTTGTCACGCTGGCGGATGGCTCGCTCGGCTTGCTGTCTCAACCATGGGTTGAGCGTTACGGGCTGCTGACAAGATTGGCTGAGGCAGATGGAGACCATCTGCGTTTTTCCAATGCGCAGGTGAGCCTCCTGGACGCGCTGCTGGCCGCTCAACCAGAAGTTCGCGTGGACGCTCGTTTCCAAGCCCTGCGTGACGAAGTCCGGTCTTTTGACGGCATTGAACCTTTACTTGAACCACCAGGCTTTGTCGGTGAGTTGCGTCCTTATCAGCGGGAGGGGCTTGGATGGCTGCACTTCCTTCAGCGGTTTGGTTTTGGTGGTTGCCTGGCCGATGCCATGGGGCTTGGGAAAACCGCCCAGACACTCGCGCTGCTCGAAACCCGCCGCGAGCGGCGACAGGCTGAAAACCTGCCGCCGTCGTTGGTGGTGGCGCCGCGGTCGCTAATCTTCAACTGGCGGCAGGAGGCCGCGAAGTTCACGCCGCGCATGCGGGTGCTGGAGCATATCGGCGTCGCCCGCGCCAAATCGGCCACCCAGTTCGCAGAGTATGACTTGATTCTCACAACCTACGGCACACTCCGCCGCGATGCGCTCCTGCTCAAGGACGTTGCCTTTGATTACGTCATTCTGGATGAAGCCCAGGCCATCAAAAACGCCCGCACCGAATCGGCCAAAGCCGCGCGTTTGCTCACCTGTCGCCACCGGCTGGCGTTGAGTGGGACGCCGGTTGAAAACCACTTGGGGGAGCTATGGAGCCTGTTTGAGTTTCTCAATCCCGGTCTGCTGGGCGCCGCCTCGGTTTTTCAGTTGACCGCGGCCGGTGGGCGGACGGTTGATCCAGCGGTGCAGTCGCTGCTGTCACAGGCGCTGCGGCCATTCATTTTGCGTCGAACCAAGGAGCAGGTGGCGCGCGATTTGCCGGCCAAGACGGAGCAGACGATTTACTGTGAAATGGAACCGAAGCAGCGCCGTGCTTATGAAGAGCTCCGTGATCATTACCGGCGAACGCTGCTTGGATTGGTTGCCGACAAGGGGATTCAACGCGCCAAGCTTCAGATTCTGGAAGCTTTGCTGCGGTTGCGGCAGGCGGCCTGCCACCCGGCGCTGCTCGATCCAGCAAAGGCGGCTGAACCGAGCGCCAAACTCGATACTTTTTTCATGCACCTGTCTGAAGTCCTGGAAAGCGGCTCGAAGGTTTTGGTCTTTTCCCAGTTCACCAGTTTGCTGGCGCTGATTCGGAAACAGCTCGACGCGGATGGCGTGACCTATGAATACCTGGATGGGCGCACGCGCCATCGGCAGGAACGGGTGGAGCGCTTCCAGACTGATCCGGACTGCAAACTGTTTCTCATCAGCCTGCGGGCGGGTGGGCAGGGGTTGAATCTCACTGCCGCCGAGTATGTGTTTCTGCTCGATCCGTGGTGGAATCCGGCTGTCGAGGCCCAGGCGATTGACCGGGCGCATCGCATTGGCCAGACTCGACCGGTGTTTGCCTATCGGTTGATCGTGAAAGATACGGTGGAGGAAAAGGTGCTCGAACTCCAGGCCACCAAGCGGGAACTTGCCGACGCGATCATCACGGCCAACAATAGTCTCATCCGCGGCCTCGAACGCGCTGACCTCGAGTTGCTGTTGTCGTAG
- a CDS encoding tetratricopeptide repeat protein: MPVLPTPPDHELRIILEAGFLLRDVMRYEAAATVFQGVTALRPDLELPVLGLASVLIRQGELDRAQALCESILERSPESLHARTQQGEILIYRGQRERGEEVLRAVIADGGDSPHAVTAQALLDTVAALTEASE; encoded by the coding sequence ATGCCGGTGCTGCCCACGCCCCCAGACCATGAGCTGCGTATCATCCTTGAAGCAGGCTTCCTTCTGCGCGATGTGATGCGCTATGAGGCGGCTGCGACGGTGTTTCAGGGCGTCACGGCCCTGCGCCCAGACCTCGAGCTTCCGGTACTGGGCTTGGCAAGCGTCCTGATTCGGCAGGGTGAACTGGACCGCGCCCAGGCGCTCTGTGAGTCCATTCTGGAGCGCTCCCCGGAAAGTTTGCACGCGCGAACCCAGCAGGGTGAGATTCTGATATATCGCGGACAGCGGGAACGAGGTGAAGAAGTTTTACGTGCCGTGATTGCCGACGGAGGCGACTCACCCCACGCCGTGACGGCGCAGGCGCTGCTCGACACGGTGGCGGCACTCACCGAAGCCAGTGAGTGA
- a CDS encoding EscU/YscU/HrcU family type III secretion system export apparatus switch protein — protein sequence MSQSSGEKTEQPTQKKLDDARKKGQVPKSQDLVSAALLVGSMGIVFLLAGNFIGQQVVGLTQKSLLSASTFKGELDMSTAGEALLEGVATLALTLAPLFLVVFVLAAVVGYIQVGSLFSTEAIKPDMNRLNPFSAFQQKFFKSRTYIEFAKTILKLVIATGIASYAVFGSRHTLPLLARGSPADTSQFMIGQIIQLGLSVAICFVALGALDFFLQKFLHLQDLKMTKQEVKEEWKEQEGDPHIKAERRAIHMELLNEASAQAVKESDVVLVNPTHVAVAIRYDRKTMQAPQIVAKGADLMAAQIREIAREAGVPIKQDIPLARALYELEVNSEIPESLYEAIAIVLRWAYTLAQTEGRQ from the coding sequence ATGTCGCAAAGTAGTGGCGAAAAGACCGAACAACCTACCCAAAAGAAGCTCGACGACGCCCGTAAAAAAGGACAAGTCCCCAAGAGTCAGGATTTGGTTTCGGCGGCGCTACTGGTCGGCTCGATGGGCATCGTGTTTCTGCTTGCCGGTAATTTCATCGGGCAGCAAGTCGTCGGGTTGACCCAAAAATCCCTCCTGAGCGCGTCAACCTTCAAAGGCGAGCTGGATATGTCAACTGCTGGCGAGGCCCTGCTCGAAGGCGTGGCGACACTGGCGCTGACCCTCGCCCCACTGTTTCTCGTGGTCTTCGTTTTGGCAGCCGTCGTCGGTTACATCCAGGTCGGATCGCTCTTTTCAACGGAGGCCATCAAGCCGGACATGAACCGGCTCAACCCTTTTTCGGCCTTTCAGCAAAAGTTTTTCAAATCTCGAACCTATATCGAGTTTGCCAAGACCATCCTCAAACTGGTGATTGCCACGGGCATTGCAAGCTATGCGGTTTTCGGCTCACGACACACGCTGCCCCTCCTGGCTCGTGGGTCACCGGCCGATACCAGTCAGTTCATGATTGGTCAAATCATCCAACTTGGGCTGTCGGTTGCCATTTGCTTCGTGGCGCTCGGCGCGCTGGACTTCTTCCTTCAGAAGTTTCTGCACCTCCAAGACTTGAAAATGACCAAGCAGGAAGTCAAGGAAGAGTGGAAAGAACAGGAGGGCGACCCCCACATCAAGGCCGAACGGCGCGCCATTCACATGGAGCTGTTGAATGAGGCCAGCGCCCAGGCGGTCAAAGAATCCGATGTCGTGCTGGTCAATCCGACGCACGTTGCCGTTGCCATCCGATATGACCGTAAGACAATGCAGGCTCCGCAGATCGTGGCGAAAGGCGCTGACCTGATGGCCGCGCAGATTCGTGAAATCGCCCGCGAAGCCGGTGTTCCCATCAAGCAGGACATTCCCCTGGCGCGTGCGCTTTACGAACTCGAAGTCAACAGCGAGATTCCCGAATCACTCTACGAAGCCATTGCCATCGTTTTGCGGTGGGCCTATACATTGGCTCAAACTGAAGGGCGTCAGTAA
- a CDS encoding O-antigen ligase family protein, translated as MDEPPRMLARLSQSLPEPVTPNAEDRLGAAVFVGFVIWLIWLPMPFGSVEGWARSILHTGAFGLTIWLGVQALWFGREVTLNAGVGLGFGMVLLAGLQLWLGLPGLLETIDAFYTRQAAVHLTALVCLFLFSCNVFASEKVGIYLARVLIAWGAVFALYAVMQHFIGQGSYAAFRKLTATPFGTFVNRNHYAGMIEMLAPLAVALAAQRRRGADDDVRWLYVVAAILMLLSLGICASRGGWIAGAVGVVMTMALVARQQRRFRQAATGSLLLIPLGVVVGISWMGVDPLVSRLRAPGDLPATADQVARNVIWKNTLTLIRERPLGGSGLGTFQIAYTKVDTSNGVNRVEQAHNDYLQLLAETGLLGFALGMAWLGWFFGRARRALHGGRHGQQDLEWQLVRIGAISGCAASLVHGFFDFNWQIPANAAYFVVLAALATASGKDGGEGR; from the coding sequence ATGGATGAACCGCCGCGGATGCTGGCTCGCTTGTCTCAATCCCTCCCCGAACCGGTCACGCCGAACGCTGAAGATCGGCTTGGCGCGGCGGTCTTTGTCGGTTTTGTCATCTGGCTGATCTGGCTTCCCATGCCATTTGGTTCGGTCGAAGGGTGGGCGCGGTCCATTCTTCACACCGGTGCATTTGGGCTGACGATATGGCTTGGAGTCCAGGCGCTTTGGTTCGGCCGGGAAGTCACCCTCAACGCCGGCGTTGGCCTTGGTTTCGGCATGGTCTTGCTGGCCGGGCTACAGCTTTGGCTTGGACTGCCGGGCCTACTTGAGACAATAGACGCTTTTTACACCCGCCAGGCAGCGGTTCACTTGACTGCGCTCGTGTGCTTGTTCCTGTTTAGCTGCAACGTTTTTGCTTCGGAAAAAGTGGGTATCTACCTTGCGCGGGTGCTGATCGCCTGGGGCGCTGTGTTTGCTCTGTATGCGGTCATGCAGCACTTCATTGGGCAGGGCAGTTACGCCGCCTTTCGCAAGTTGACAGCAACGCCGTTTGGAACCTTTGTCAACCGGAATCATTATGCCGGGATGATTGAAATGCTTGCGCCGCTGGCCGTTGCCTTGGCCGCCCAACGGCGGCGTGGCGCGGATGACGATGTGCGATGGCTCTATGTGGTTGCCGCCATCTTGATGCTGCTTTCGTTGGGCATCTGCGCCTCGCGGGGCGGGTGGATTGCCGGTGCGGTTGGCGTGGTGATGACAATGGCTTTGGTAGCGCGGCAGCAGCGTCGGTTCCGTCAAGCAGCTACGGGAAGTCTGCTCCTGATTCCACTTGGGGTTGTGGTTGGCATCTCGTGGATGGGCGTTGACCCACTCGTGAGTCGCTTGCGAGCACCGGGCGACCTTCCGGCGACGGCCGATCAAGTCGCCCGAAATGTCATCTGGAAAAACACGCTGACCCTCATCCGCGAGCGTCCCTTGGGCGGTAGCGGACTCGGGACGTTCCAGATTGCCTACACTAAGGTGGATACGTCCAACGGCGTCAACCGCGTTGAACAGGCTCACAACGATTACCTCCAGCTTCTGGCGGAAACCGGGCTACTCGGTTTTGCCTTGGGCATGGCTTGGTTGGGTTGGTTTTTCGGGCGCGCGCGTCGTGCCTTGCACGGTGGACGGCACGGCCAGCAAGACCTAGAGTGGCAGCTCGTCCGTATCGGCGCGATCAGTGGATGCGCAGCTTCGCTTGTGCATGGTTTTTTTGATTTCAACTGGCAGATTCCCGCAAATGCCGCTTACTTCGTGGTTCTGGCGGCGCTTGCCACAGCCTCTGGTAAAGACGGCGGTGAAGGGCGATGA
- a CDS encoding tetratricopeptide repeat protein, producing the protein MAQRRFLLGFACILVGGFGFWMSFQNEAADDVWQQRRPPASYDALRQAVDRSPSNPRLWGALGVACLLDPQHFDYVESERHLRKAIALAPEDARLWGWLGDTLAISGQVPESEQVLRQAHELAPRHFISQWRLANTLIRAGKLDEAAPYARGALRSNPTQAILMLDLGWRISNGDRRFVESLVPPNLPSVEYQYLRLLITHQQIEAAVQRWQVGLAQQPDPERQLATAFIQDLLNARAYEPAWRIWSSMPERQALGLKRTDIYDGSFQQPSVKTPLFEWRFRQQEAGARLALDRSAAVPSGGNALQITYDSPGPAYEHARQLLALPAGAYRLTYFAQSRDLVAAALPLVEITGTVNRNWRVRSMPALRGTQGWQRVQLDFTVPPDVGAVELTIARPSECLTPGTCPISGVAWFGGFALEPISKAR; encoded by the coding sequence ATGGCGCAGCGGCGCTTCTTGCTTGGTTTTGCCTGTATCCTCGTCGGCGGCTTTGGCTTCTGGATGTCGTTCCAGAACGAAGCCGCCGATGATGTTTGGCAGCAACGCCGACCGCCGGCCTCATACGATGCCCTGCGCCAGGCCGTGGACCGTTCGCCATCCAATCCACGGCTCTGGGGGGCGCTGGGTGTAGCTTGTCTGTTAGACCCGCAGCATTTCGATTATGTGGAATCCGAACGGCATTTGCGTAAGGCAATTGCGCTTGCGCCAGAAGATGCGCGTCTCTGGGGCTGGCTGGGCGACACGTTGGCTATCAGCGGCCAAGTGCCTGAATCGGAGCAGGTGTTACGCCAGGCTCACGAACTGGCTCCGCGGCATTTCATCTCACAGTGGCGATTGGCGAATACTCTTATCCGGGCCGGCAAATTAGACGAAGCCGCGCCTTATGCGCGTGGCGCGTTGCGCTCAAACCCAACCCAAGCCATTCTGATGCTCGACTTGGGCTGGCGGATTTCAAACGGTGACCGGCGCTTCGTCGAGTCCCTCGTCCCACCGAATTTGCCGTCGGTGGAGTATCAGTACCTGCGGTTGCTCATCACCCATCAGCAGATTGAGGCGGCCGTTCAGCGGTGGCAGGTCGGCTTGGCGCAGCAGCCCGACCCAGAGCGCCAACTGGCCACTGCGTTCATCCAGGATTTGCTCAACGCGCGTGCCTATGAGCCGGCCTGGCGCATATGGTCTTCCATGCCGGAGCGTCAAGCCCTTGGACTCAAGCGAACCGACATCTACGACGGGAGTTTCCAACAACCATCTGTGAAAACACCCCTGTTTGAATGGCGCTTCCGGCAGCAGGAAGCCGGAGCCCGGCTGGCGCTCGACCGGTCAGCCGCCGTTCCATCCGGCGGCAATGCCCTTCAGATCACGTACGATTCGCCCGGCCCAGCCTACGAGCATGCGCGGCAGCTTTTGGCACTCCCGGCCGGCGCGTATCGGCTGACATACTTTGCCCAAAGCCGAGACTTGGTCGCTGCCGCGTTGCCCCTGGTTGAAATCACCGGCACCGTCAACCGCAACTGGCGCGTTCGTTCAATGCCAGCTCTGCGCGGAACGCAGGGCTGGCAGCGTGTTCAACTGGACTTTACCGTGCCACCAGACGTAGGCGCGGTCGAGTTGACCATTGCGCGCCCGTCCGAATGCCTGACGCCCGGAACATGTCCAATTTCAGGGGTGGCATGGTTTGGTGGGTTCGCCCTTGAACCGATTTCAAAAGCACGCTGA
- a CDS encoding vWA domain-containing protein encodes MTKNRAVLALSMVLLTGWSANAITFGQMPMVTRQERILGDRIGSSYGILEGGARVKATVTQVKPVEQVVIVLDGSGSMVPIYARIVEELRKALPSQTAVPTAIARFSAQKTFLQDFTTSRAALDEALVREQRLWSSGGSGDATMKTTTDLYGVLAGLKDISQSKMTHFIIITDGNDSLNDRVDLSRLVGENMVVSYLNWGYRSFSARVDEANAVVITGSGSRKMDVPNVTLRFIVRKTGGDMVNYTDWKTFGSYIKRRLSQAGAVYQATWESANPEIPFSLSAK; translated from the coding sequence ATGACGAAAAACAGAGCCGTGTTAGCCCTGAGTATGGTTCTTCTGACAGGATGGTCGGCGAATGCCATCACCTTCGGGCAAATGCCAATGGTGACGCGCCAGGAACGGATTCTTGGCGACCGGATTGGTAGTAGTTACGGAATTTTGGAAGGTGGCGCACGGGTCAAAGCGACCGTCACCCAGGTCAAGCCGGTTGAGCAGGTCGTGATTGTGCTGGATGGCTCGGGAAGTATGGTGCCGATTTATGCGCGGATTGTCGAAGAACTCCGCAAGGCATTACCCTCCCAGACCGCCGTTCCCACAGCCATTGCGCGTTTCAGCGCCCAGAAAACTTTTTTGCAGGATTTTACGACTTCACGTGCGGCGCTCGACGAAGCGCTGGTTAGGGAACAGCGTCTGTGGTCAAGTGGTGGATCGGGCGATGCTACGATGAAGACGACGACCGATCTTTACGGCGTACTGGCCGGGCTGAAGGATATATCGCAGTCAAAAATGACGCATTTCATCATTATCACTGATGGTAACGACAGTCTCAATGACCGGGTGGATTTGTCGCGTCTTGTGGGAGAAAACATGGTAGTTTCTTACCTGAACTGGGGCTACCGCAGTTTTAGCGCCCGCGTAGATGAAGCGAATGCTGTCGTCATTACGGGGAGTGGCTCACGGAAGATGGATGTTCCCAACGTGACGCTCCGCTTCATCGTTCGGAAGACAGGCGGGGACATGGTGAACTACACCGATTGGAAGACCTTTGGCAGTTACATTAAGCGCCGGCTCAGCCAGGCAGGCGCGGTCTATCAAGCAACTTGGGAGTCAGCCAACCCTGAAATTCCATTTTCACTATCGGCCAAGTAG
- the fliJ gene encoding flagellar export protein FliJ, with protein MKKSRYRLQPVLDVREQAKQDAAHRLADARQALADAEAELARRMAAVDACRARQAEADAKLLAALRSGSSAQALLAHRTFLADLREEEARLRAAVEQQQAAIQRAEDAVEAALQGLIEASKEVQAIEKHKENWRAARKSDEERRENKANDEFGTARHGRR; from the coding sequence ATGAAGAAATCGCGTTATCGCTTACAACCAGTCCTGGATGTTCGGGAGCAGGCCAAACAGGACGCGGCGCATCGGCTGGCTGATGCGCGGCAGGCGTTGGCTGATGCCGAAGCCGAATTGGCGCGGCGGATGGCCGCCGTGGACGCCTGTCGTGCGCGTCAGGCCGAAGCGGATGCGAAACTCCTGGCGGCCTTACGGTCCGGTTCTTCCGCCCAGGCATTGCTCGCGCACCGAACCTTTCTAGCCGACCTCAGGGAAGAAGAAGCGCGTTTGCGTGCTGCCGTCGAGCAACAGCAAGCGGCAATCCAACGGGCCGAAGACGCGGTCGAGGCGGCTCTTCAGGGACTCATCGAAGCCTCAAAGGAAGTGCAAGCCATCGAAAAGCACAAGGAAAATTGGCGCGCGGCGCGTAAATCGGACGAAGAACGACGTGAGAACAAAGCCAATGACGAGTTTGGCACGGCGCGTCACGGCCGGCGGTAG